A segment of the Rhizobium sp. ZPR4 genome:
AGTTCGGATCGCGTGCTGCAAAGCTCGTCGATCTCCTTTGACCCTTCCGTCAGAGACATATGGTGCCCTCTTATCGCCGGCGCAAAGCTCGTCGTCCCCCACGGTCTCGACCAAGCCGACAGGGCTTCGTCTCTTGGCTTCGTCTCCTCGGCTGGGATCAGCCTCGTATTGAGCGTCACGCCCAGCGCATTGACTGCCCCCGTTCTGGAGGAAGTCGCGGAGCCTCTGATGGAGCTACGTGCCCTGCTGACCTGCGGCGAGGCCTTGAGCTACGAGACATGCCGGCTCACTAGAAGCAGGATGGGACATCACTTTCCAATCGTAAATCAGTACGGTCCGACGGAATGCACAATGTCCTCCACCTTCTTCATGGTGGGGGATGAGCCAGCTTCGGGCATAGTTCCCATAGGCAGGCCCATTGCCAACCGGAAAGTCTATGTTCTGGATCGTCATATGTGTGCGGTTCCGATTGGCGCCACCGGCGAGATTTACATTGGCGGCGTCGGCCTGGCTCGCGGTTATCTCAACCGCCCCGACCTGACAGCTGAACGCTTCGTGCAAAATCCATTCGGCTCAGGGGACCGGCTCTACCGCACCGGCGATCTCGGGCGCTGGCGCAAGGATGGCAATCTGGAATTCCTCGGCCGCGCCGACCACCAGGTCAAGATCCGCGGGTTCCGCATCGAACTCGGCGAGATCGAGGCCGTGCTGCTGTCCCACCCAGACGTTCGCCAGGCTGTCGTCGTCGCCCATGAGGACCAGACCGGTGACAAGCGTCTCCTCGCCTATGTTGTCGGCGAGGCGAGCCCGAGGGACTTGCGGGCTCATATCCTCAACACCTTGCCAGACTACATGGCGCCGGCCGCCTTTGTCGCGCTCGAGGCGATGCCCCTGACCGCGAACGGCAAGATCGATCGCGCTGCTCTTCCCCGTCCCAACAACGATAACGGCCTGGCACGCGCCGACTACATCGCTCCGCGCACTCCCACCGAAGAGATCCTCGCCGCCATCTGGGCCGACGTCCTCCAGGTCAGTCAGGTCGGTGTCAATGACAACTTCTTCGAACTCGGCGGAAACTCCTTGCTGGCCATGCGCATGGTCGCCCGGGTCCGAAGCATCTTCAACATCGAATTGCCGTTGCGCTCCCTCTTCGAGGATCCAAGGGTGGTTGAACTTGGACACCGCATCGAGATTATCCAGCGGCAAGAGCGAGGAGTAACGTCCCCCCGTCTTATGCCGGTTGCGAGGGATGGTGAGATCGCGTTGTCGTTCTCGCAGAACCGGCTCTGGGTGCTGGAACAGCTGGAAGCGCTCGGTGCGGCCTATAACATCGCCGCGGCGGTGCGGATGGACGGCAATCTCGACGTGGTCGCCCTTGAGCGGGCCTTCGCGGAGCTCGTGCGCAGACACGAGGTTCTGCGCACCCGTTTCGTCACTCGCGACGGCCAGGTCTTCCAGGCAATCGACGAGACGGCCCCATTCCGGCTGGCGCTGATGGATCTGTCCAGTCTTGACCCGGCCCAGCGCGCCGACACGATCCGGCGGGCCGAGCAGGACGAGGCGGCGCACCGCTTCGATCTGGTGCAGGGCCCCCTGATCCGCGCAACCCTGTTGCGGCTTTCGGCCCAGGAGCACATCATCTTGGTGACGATGCATCACATCGTCTCCGATGGCTGGTCGATGTCCATCGTGATCCGTGAGATCGGCGCGTTATATACCGCCTTCATGGAAGGCCGGCCTTCGCCTCTGGCCGGACTGCCAGTGCAATATGCCGACTTCGCCGTCTGGCAGAGACGCTGGCTGCAGGGCGAGGTGCTCGACAGGCAGGTCTCCTACTGGAAGGCTCGTCTGGCGGGTGCACCGCCCGCCCTCGAACTTCCGACCGACCGTCCCCGTCCGTTGACCCAGAGCTATCGCGGTGCCAGCTGCACCTTCGAACTGCCGAAGGAACTGACGGGGGCGCTCGCAGTGCTGGCCCGCCAGGAGGGTGCAACCCTGTTCATGGTGCTGCTGGCGGCGTTCAAAGTCGTCCTGTCACGGTGGAGCGGACAGGACGATATCGTTGTCGGCACCCCCGTTGCGGGACGCACCCATGCCGAGACCGAAGACCTGATCGGCTTCTTCATCAACATGCTGGCCTTGCGGACAAGTCTTGCCGGCGATCCCGACTTCCGGACGCTGCTGCGACAGGTCCGTGACGGCGCCCTGGAAGCCTACGCACATCAGGAGATGCCCTTTGATCGACTGGTCGAAGAGGTCAGGCCGGCACGCGACCTGAGCCGTCAGCCTATCTTCCAGACGCTCGTCGTGCTGCAGAACATGCCACAGGAGAGGTTGGAACTCCCCGGTATGACCCTGCGTCGCGTCACCGAACAGCGTGCCACCGCAAAGTTCGATCTCTCGCTCTATCTCCAGGAGACGGAGAACGGCCTCGCCGGCACCCTGGAATATGCAACCGATCTGTTCGAGCACGACACGATCGAACGTCTGAAGGACCACTATCGCCTCCTCCTGGAGGGCATCGTGGCAGACCCCGAACAGCCAATATCCCGTCTGCCGATGCTGACAGACGCCGAGCAGCACCTGCTGTTCGACGTCTGGAACGACACCACCGCCGACTTCCCCCGCGACAAGCTCCTGCACGAGCTCTTCGCCGATCAAGCCGCCCTCACCCCCGACGCCGTCGCCGTCATTTATGATCAGCAGCAACTCACATACCGGGAGCTTGAGCGGCGATCGAACAAGCTCGCGCATCACCTGCAGAGCCTGGGCGTCGGCCCGGAGGTTATTGTCGGCCTGTGTGTCGACCGCTCTGCCGAGATGATCGTCGCCATGCTCGCCATCCTGAAGGCCGGAGGCGCCTACCTGCCGCTCGATCCGGCCTACCCCAGGAACCGGCTGGCCTACATGCTGCGCGACGCCGCAGCCCATGTCGTCGTCACCCGCACAGTCTCGCGCCCAAGCTTGCCCGACCAGGTCAAGAACATCGTCGATCTCGATGCCCATCACGATGTCATCGAGGCCTGCCCCGACACCCCCCCAGCTTCCGGCGCCGACCCCATCAGCCTCGCCTATGTCATCTATACATCCGGATCAACAGGACAGCCAAAAGGCGTCGGCGCCCCTCATCTCAGCATGGTCAATCGAATATTTGCGCAAAGGACTTTCGATCCAATAACGCCAGTTGAAGTCTGCGCTCAAAAAACAGCGATTAACTTTGTCGATTCCATCTTCGAGATGATCGGACCATTGGTCTACGGATCGGTTCTCGTCATTATCTCTCGCCCTAACACCGCCGACGCCTCAGCTTTAGCTGAACTCATCTTTCAAAGGGCAATAAGCCGGCTGATCCTTGTCCCGACATTGTTGGAGCAATTGTTACTCGTGCCGGATGCGGGGCGAAAACTATACTCTTTGCGACGGATTACCATTAGTGGCGAGATGTTCGATCGAGCTCTTCTGCGACGTGCGTTCGAGACCATACCTCATATTAGAATCATAAATCTATACGGCAGCTCCGAAGTCGCCGGAGATGCGACCGCGTTCATAATCTCCAATCGAGATGAAAGCGTGCTGATTGGCCGACCACTGTCGAATACTCAAGTCTATGTTCTGGACCGTCATATGTGTGCGGTTCCGATTGGCGCCACCGGCGAGATTTACATTGGCGGCGTCGGCCTGGCTCGCGGTTATCTCAACCGCCCCGACCTGACAGCTGAACGCTTCGTGCAAAATCCATTCGGCTCAGGGGACCGGCTCTACCGCACCGGCGATCTCGGGCGCTGGCGCAAGGATGGCAATCTGGAATTCCTCGGCCGCGCCGACCACCAGGTCAAGATCCGCGGGTTCCGCATCGAACTCGGCGAGATCGAGGCCGTGCTGCTGTCCCACCCAGACGTTCGCCAGGCTGTCGTCGTCGCCCATGAGGACCAGACCGGTGACAAGCGTCTCCTCGCCTATGTTGTCGGCGAGGCGAGCCCGAGGGACTTGCGGGCTCATATCCTCAACACCTTGCCAGACTACATGGCGCCGGCCGCCTTTGTCGCGCTCGAGGCGATGCCCCTGACCGCGAACGGCAAGATCGATCGCGCTGCTCTTCCCCGTCCCAACAACGATAACGGCCTGGCACGCGCCGACTACATCGCTCCGCGCACTCCCACCGAAGAGATCCTCGCCGCCATCTGGGCCGACGTCCTCCAGGTCAGTCAGGTCGGTGTCAATGACAACTTCTTCGAACTCGGCGGAAACTCCTTGCTGGCCATGCGCATGGTCGCCCGGGTCCGAAGCATCTTCAACATCGAATTGCCGTTGCGCTCCCTCTTCGAGGATCCCAATGTCTATAGATTGAGCTCGATTCTGGACGGGATGCTACCTGATCGTGGAAGCAAGATCGCACATACCCAAAAGATGATCCTGTCGATGACAGATGATGAGGTGCAACTGATGCTTGATCAGCTCAAGAAAGATAAAATTCATGGATGACGCCAAAGAAGTTCAGTCCGCCAAACGTGCGGAGCTTCTCAGGCTGTTGCTAGGCACAGACGTGCCGTCCCCCCGTCTTATGCCGGTTGCGAGGGATGGTGAGATCGCGTTGTCGTTCTCGCAGAACCGGCTCTGGGTGCTGGAACAGCTGGAAGCGCTCGGTGCGGCCTATAACATCGCCGCGGCGGTGCGGATGGACGGCAATCTCGACGTGGTCGCCCTTGAGCGGGCCTTCGCGGAGCTCGTGCGCAGACACGAGGTTCTGCGCACCCGTTTCGTCACTCGCGACGGCCAGGTCTTCCAGGCAATCGACGAGACGGCCCCATTCCGGCTGGCGCTGATGGATCTGTCCAGTCTTGACCCGGCCCAGCGCGCCGACACGATCCGGCGGGCCGAGCAGGACGAGGCGGCGCACCGCTTCGATCTGGTGCAGGGCCCCCTGATCCGCGCAACCCTGTTGCGGCTTTCGGCCCAGGAGCACATCATCTTGGTGACGATGCATCACATCGTCTCCGATGGCTGGTCGATGTCCATCGTGATCCGTGAGATCGGCGCGTTATATACCGCCTTCATGGAAGGCCGGCCTTCGCCTCTGGCCGGACTGCCAGTGCAATATGCCGACTTCGCCGTCTGGCAGAGACGCTGGCTGCAGGGCGAGGTGCTCGACAGGCAGGTCTCCTACTGGAAGGCTCGTCTGGCGGGTGCACCGCCCGCCCTCGAACTTCCGACCGACCGTCCCCGTCCGTTGACCCAGAGCTATCGCGGTGCCAGCTGCACCTTCGAACTGCCGAAGGAACTGACGGGGGCGCTCGCAGTGCTGGCCCGCCAGGAGGGTGCAACCCTGTTCATGGTGCTGCTGGCGGCGTTCAAAGTCGTCCTGTCACGGTGGAGCGGACAGGACGATATCGTTGTCGGCACCCCCGTTGCGGGACGCACCCATGCCGAGACCGAAGACCTGATCGGCTTCTTCATCAACATGCTGGCCTTGCGGACAAGTCTTGCCGGCGATCCCGACTTCCGGACGCTGCTGCGACAGGTCCGTGACGGCGCCCTGGAAGCCTACGCACATCAGGAGATGCCCTTTGATCGACTGGTCGAAGAGGTCAGGCCGGCACGCGACCTGAGCCGTCAGCCTATCTTCCAGACGCTCGTCGTGCTGCAGAACATGCCACAGGAGAGGTTGGAACTCCCCGGTATGACCCTGCGTCGCGTCACCGAACAGCGTGCCACCGCAAAGTTCGATCTCTCGCTCTATCTCCAGGAGACGGAGAACGGCCTCGCCGGCACCCTGGAATATGCAACCGATCTGTTCGAGCACGACACGATCGAACGTCTGAAGGACCACTATCGCCTCCTCCTGGAGGGCATCGTGGCAGACCCCGAACAGCCAATATCCCGTCTGCCGATGCTGACAGACGCCGAGCAGCACCTGCTGTTCGACGTCTGGAACGACACCACCGCCGACTTCCCCCGCGACAAGCTCCTGCACGAGCTCTTCGCCGATCAAGCCGCCCTCACCCCCGACGCCGTCGCCGTCATTTATGATCAGCAGCAACTCACATACCGGGAGCTTGAGCGGCGATCGAACAAGCTCGCGCATCACCTGCAGAGCCTGGGCGTCGGCCCGGAGGTTATTGTCGGCCTGTGTGTCGACCGCTCTGCCGAGATGATCGTCGCCATGCTCGCCATCCTGAAGGCCGGAGGCGCCTACCTGCCGCTCGATCCGGCCTACCCCAGGAACCGGCTGGCCTACATGCTGCGCGACGCCGCAGCCCATGTCGTCGTCACCCGCACAGTCTCGCGCCCAAGCTTGCCCGACCAGGTCAAGAACATCGTCGATCTCGATGCCCATCACGATGTCATCGAGGCCTGCCCCGACACCCCCCCAGCTTCCGGCGCCGACCCCATCAGCCTCGCCTATGTCATCTATACATCCGGATCAACAGGACAGCCAAAAGGCGTCATGATCATCCATGAAGGCGTGGTGAACTTACTGGTCGCTGTACAAGTTCGCTTAGATTTCACATGCGACGACGTCCTCGCCGCCCTCACGCCGATCACTTTCGACATTGCAGAACTGGAGATTTTTCTGCCTCTGATCACGGGAGCAAAATTGTTAATTGTTTCGCGCTCTATAGCGAATGACGGTACCAGACTGAAGCTTTTCCTTTCAGAAAATAAGATCTCAACAATACAAGCGACTCCGTCCACCTGGATAATGTTGCAGTCATCGGAATGGCTTCCCAACGAAGATGTGAAAATTCTTTGTGGCGGAGAGGCGGTCACAAAGGATCTCCTCCAATTCTTTTCGAAACACGAGCGAAGAGCGTGGAACTTATATGGCCCCACTGAAACGACTATTTGGTCCTTAATTCATCCGGTTACTTCCAACGGGTTACCGCTGATTGGCCGACCACTGTCGAATACTCAAGTCTATGTTCTGGATCGTCATATGTGTGCGGTTCCGATTGGCGCCACCGGCGAGATTTACATTGGCGGCGTCGGCCTGGCTCGCGGTTATCTCAACCGCCCCGACCTGACAGCTGAACGCTTCGTGCAAAATCCATTCGGCTCAGGGGACCGGCTCTACCGCACCGGCGATCTCGGGCGCTGGCGCAAGGATGGCAATCTGGAATTCCTCGGCCGCGCCGACCACCAGGTCAAGATCCGCGGGTTCCGCATCGAACTCGGCGAGATCGAGGCCGTGCTGCTGTCCCACCCAGACGTTCGCCAGGCTGTCGTCGTCGCCCATGAGGACCAGACCGGTGACAAGCGTCTCCTCGCCTATGTTGTCGGCGAGGCGAGCCCGAGGGACTTGCGGGCTCATATCCTCAACACCTTGCCAGACTACATGGCGCCGGCCGCCTTTGTCGCGCTCGAGGCGATGCCCCTGACCGCGAACGGCAAGATCGATCGCGCTGCTCTTCCCCGTCCCAACAACGATAACGGCCTGGCACGCGCCGACTACATCGCTCCGCGCACTCCCACCGAAGAGATCCTCGCCGCCATCTGGGCCGACGTCCTCCAGGTCAGTCAGGTCGGTGTCAATGACAACTTCTTCGAACTCGGCGGAAACTCCTTGCTGGCCATGCGCATGGTCGCCCGGGTCCGAAGCATCTTCAACATCGAATTGCCGTTGCGCTCCCTCTTCGAGGATCCAAGGGTGGTTGAACTTGGACACCGCATCGAGATTATCCAGCGGCAAGAGCGAGGAGTAACGTCCCCCCGTCTTATGCCGGTTGCGAGGGATGGTGAGATCGCGTTGTCGTTCTCGCAGAACCGGCTCTGGGTGCTGGAACAGCTGGAAGCGCTCGGTGCGGCCTATAACATCGCCGCGGCGGTGCGGATGGACGGCAATCTCGACGTGGTCGCCCTTGAGCGGGCCTTCGCGGAGCTCGTGCGCAGACACGAGGTTCTGCGCACCCGTTTCGTCACTCGCGACGGCCAGGTCTTCCAGGCAATCGACGAGACGGCCCCATTCCGGCTGGCGCTGATGGATCTGTCCAGTCTTGACCCGGCCCAGCGCGCCGACACGATCCGGCGGGCCGAGCAGGACGAGGCGGCGCACCGCTTCGATCTGGTGCAGGGCCCCCTGATCCGCGCAACCCTGTTGCGGCTTTCGGCCCAGGAGCACATCATCTTGGTGACGATGCATCACATCGTCTCCGATGGCTGGTCGATGTCCATCGTGATCCGTGAGATCGGCGCGTTATATACCGCCTTCATGGAAGGCCGGCCTTCGCCTCTGGCCGGACTGCCAGTGCAATATGCCGACTTCGCCGTCTGGCAGAGACGCTGGCTGCAGGGCGAGGTGCTCGACAGGCAGGTCTCCTACTGGAAGGCTCGTCTGGCGGGTGCACCGCCCGCCCTCGAACTTCCGACCGACCGTCCCCGTCCGTTGACCCAGAGCTATCGCGGTGCCAGCTGCACCTTCGAACTGCCGAAGGAACTGACGGGGGCGCTCGCAGTGCTGGCCCGCCAGGAGGGTGCAACCCTGTTCATGGTGCTGCTGGCGGCGTTCAAAGTCGTCCTGTCACGGTGGAGCGGACAGGACGATATCGTTGTCGGCACCCCCGTTGCGGGACGCACCCATGCCGAGACCGAAGACCTGATCGGCTTCTTCATCAACATGCTGGCCTTGCGGACAAGTCTTGCCGGCGATCCCGACTTCCGGACGCTGCTGCGACAGGTCCGTGACGGCGCCCTGGAAGCCTACGCACATCAGGAGATGCCCTTTGATCGACTGGTCGAAGAGGTCAGGCCGGCACGCGACCTGAGCCGTCAGCCTATCTTCCAGACGCTCGTCGTGCTGCAGAACATGCCACAGGAGAGGTTGGAACTCCCCGGTATGACCCTGCGTCGCGTCACCGAACAGCGTGCCACCGCAAAGTTCGATCTCTCGCTCTATCTCCAGGAGACGGAGAACGGCCTCGCCGGCACCCTGGAATATGCAACCGATCTGTTCGAGCACGACACGATCGAACGTCTGAAGGACCACTATCGCCTCCTCCTGGAGGGCATCGTGGCAGACCCCGAACAGCCAATATCCCGTCTGCCGATGCTGACAGACGCCGAGCAGCACCTGCTGTTCGACGTCTGGAACGACACCACCGCCGACTTCCCCCGCGACAAGCTCCTGCACGAGCTCTTCGCCGATCAAGCCGCCCTCACCCCCGACGCCGTCGCCGTCATTTATGATCAGCAGCAACTCACATACCGGGAGCTTGAGCGGCGATCGAACAAGCTCGCGCATCACCTGCAGAGCCTGGGCGTCGGCCCGGAGGTTATTGTCGGCCTGTGTGTCGACCGCTCTGCCGAGATGATCGTCGCCATGCTCGCCATCCTGAAGGCCGGAGGCGCCTACCTGCCGCTCGATCCGGCCTACCCCAGGAACCGGCTGGCCTACATGCTGCGCGACGCCGCAGCCCATGTCGTCGTCACCCGCACAGTCTCGCGCCCAAGCTTGCCCGACCAGGTCAAGAACATCGTCGATCTCGATGCCCATCACGATGTCATCGAGGCCTGCCCCGACACCCCCCCAGCTTCCGGCGCCGACCCCATCAGCCTCGCCTATGTCATCTATACATCCGGATCAACAGGACAGCCAAAAGGCGTCATGATCATCCATGAAGGCGTGGTGAACTACATCACCACTCTCAACCGCCGTTATTCCCTGTCCAGTTCGGATCGCGTGCTGCAAAGCTCGTCGATCTCCTTTGACCCTTCCGTCAGAGACATATGGTGCCCTCTTATCGCCGGCGCAAAGCTCGTCGTCCCCCACGGTCTCGACCAAGCCGACAGGGCTTCGTCTCTTGGCTTCGTCTCCTCGGCTGGGATCAGCCTCGTATTGAGCGTCACGCCCAGCGCATTGACTGCCCCCGTTCTGGAGGAAGTCGCGGAGCCTCTGATGGAGCTACGTGCCCTGCTGACCTGCGGCGAGGCCTTGAGCTACGAGACATGCCGGCTCACTAGAAGCAGGATGGGACATCACTTTCCAATCGTAAATCAGTACGGTCCGACGGAATGCACAATGTCCTCCACCTTCTTCATGGTGGGGGATGAGCCAGCTTCGGGCATAGTTCCCATAGGCAGGCCCATTGCCAACCGGAAAGTCTATGTTCTGGATCGTCATATGTGTGCGGTTCCGATTGGCGCCACCGGCGAGATTTACATTGGCGGCGTCGGCCTGGCTCGCGGTTATCTCAACCGCCCCGACCTGACAGCTGAACGCTTCGTGCAAAATCCATTCGGCTCAGGGGACCGGCTCTACCGCACCGGCGATCTCGGGCGCTGGCGCAAGGATGGCAATCTGGAATTCCTCGGCCGCGCCGACCACCAGGTCAAGATCCGCGGGTTCCGCATCGAACTCGGCGAGATCGAGGCCGTGCTGCTGTCCCACCCAGACGTTCGCCAGGCTGTCGTCGTCGCCCATGAGGACCAGACCGGTGACAAGCGTCTCCTCGCCTATGTTGTCGGCGAGGCGAGCCCGAGGGACTTGCGGGCTCATATCCTCAACACCTTGCCAGACTACATGGCGCCGGCCGCCTTTGTCGCGCTCGAGGCGATGCCCCTGACCGCGAACGGCAAGATCGATCGCGCTGCTCTTCCCCGTCCCAACAACGATAACGGCCTGGCACGCGCCGACTACATCGCTCCGCGCACTCCCACCGAAGAGATCCTCGCCGCCATCTGGGCCGACGTCCTCCAGGTCAGTCAGGTCGGTGTCAATGACAACTTCTTCGAACTCGGCGGAAACTCCTTGCTGGCCATGCGCATGGTCGCCCGGGTCCGAAGCATCTTCAACATCGAATTGCCGTTGCGCTCCCTCTTCGAGGATCCAAGGGTGGTTGAACTTGGACACCGCATCGAGATTATCCAGCGGCAAGAGCGAGGAGTAACGTCCCCCCGTCTTATGCCGGTTGCGAGGGATGGTGAGATCGCGTTGTCGTTCTCGCAGAACCGGCTCTGGGTGCTGGAACAGCTGGAAGCGCTCGGTGCGGCCTATAACATCGCCGCGGCGGTGCGGATGGACGGCAATCTCGACGTGGTCGCCCTTGAGCGGGCCTTCGCGGAGCTCGTGCGCAGACACGAGGTTCTGCGCACCCGTTTCGTCACTCGCGACGGCCAGGTCTTCCAGGCAATCGACGAGACGGCCCCATTCCGGCTGGCGCTGATGGATCTGTCCAGTCTTGACCCGGCCCAGCGCGCCGACACGATCCGGCGGGCCGAGCAGGACGAGGCGGCGCACCGCTTCGATCTGGTGCAGGGCCCCCTGATCCGCGCAACCCTGTTGCGGCTTTCGGCCCAGGAGCACATCATCTTGGTGACGATGCATCACATCGTCTCCGATGGCTGGTCGATGTCCATCGTGATCCGTGAGATCGGCGCGTTATATACCGCCTTCATGGAAGGCCGGCCTTCGCCTCTGGCCGGACTGCCAGTGC
Coding sequences within it:
- a CDS encoding amino acid adenylation domain-containing protein, with protein sequence MASLEGHDVEGLVDVFRRNAHLRADDIAYNFLHTTTVTESITYGQLYCAVRDIAYSLQDHVEANGRAVLCYPPGLDFVKAFWACHLAGVIAVPVPVIFRPRDRALFNHMISNCAPSVVLTDSDTSRRLSQQKLELGKATVLCTDAIPEAPALWDVSSSASLSPRTAVLQYTSGSTSTPKGVMISDANLIFTARSMINATGLSKDSVGLNWVPHYHDMGLVGGIVTPMVAGFPVFLMSHFSAMSRPASWLKAISENRVTISGGPNFAFEACLRIPDAEILDINLKSWTVAYNGAEPIREATLRRFQERFSFAGFSRKAIYPCYGLAESTLMVAGGPSFRGFASLSVDTSAFRSGAVVEAPADSGIDVTRLVSSGTVLESCKIEIVDPQTRTRCPKEKIGEIWIKGPHVGLGYWNNEFATTEVFRANIQNENIAYLRSGDLGFTYNEHLFVVGRIKDLIVINGQNIYPHDIEGLIESSHVAIKAGTTAAFATEIDNVERVAVVCEVEHKWKAHFEEIVQVLRKRLVDDHAIILHSIAFVQKGALPKTTSGKVRRAATRQAFQSGELSTIHLWRLDKDETRSLTEGITQHHEIDDVLAAISSSIQDILHPEASPQQPLDLESSLVHLGFDSIEIMRFSNRIEELFNVSIPSDVLFGPSTVVELARKIRELRSIDDLSIPRIDPSYSKSKPSPRLMPVARDGEIALSFSQNRLWVLEQLEALGAAYNIAAAVRMDGNLDVVALERAFAELVRRHEVLRTRFVTRDGQVFQAIDETAPFRLALMDLSSLDPAQRADTIRRAEQDEAAHRFDLVQGPLIRATLLRLSAQEHIILVTMHHIVSDGWSMSIVIREIGALYTAFMEGRPSPLAGLPVQYADFAVWQRRWLQGEVLDRQVSYWKARLAGAPPALELPTDRPRPLTQSYRGASCTFELPKELTGALAVLARQEGATLFMVLLAAFKVVLSRWSGQDDIVVGTPVAGRTHAETEDLIGFFINMLALRTSLAGDPDFRTLLRQVRDGALEAYAHQEMPFDRLVEEVRPARDLSRQPIFQTLVVLQNMPQERLELPGMTLRRVTEQRATAKFDLSLYLQETENGLAGTLEYATDLFEHDTIERLKDHYRLLLEGIVADPEQPISRLPMLTDAEQHLLFDVWNDTTADFPRDKLLHELFADQAALTPDAVAVIYDQQQLTYRELERRSNKLAHHLQSLGVGPEVIVGLCVDRSAEMIVAMLAILKAGGAYLPLDPAYPRNRLAYMLRDAAAHVVVTRTVSRPSLPDQVKNIVDLDAHHDVIEACPDTPPASGADPISLAYVIYTSGSTGQPKGVMIIHEGVVNYITTLNRRYSLSSSDRVLQSSSISFDPSVRDIWCPLIAGAKLVVPHGLDQADRASSLGFVSSAGISLVLSVTPSALTAPVLEEVAEPLMELRALLTCGEALSYETCRLTRSRMGHHFPIVNQYGPTECTMSSTFFMVGDEPASGIVPIGRPIANRKVYVLDRHMCAVPIGATGEIYIGGVGLARGYLNRPDLTAERFVQNPFGSGDRLYRTGDLGRWRKDGNLEFLGRADHQVKIRGFRIELGEIEAVLLSHPDVRQAVVVAHEDQTGDKRLLAYVVGEASPRDLRAHILNTLPDYMAPAAFVALEAMPLTANGKIDRAALPRPNNDNGLARADYIAPRTPTEEILAAIWADVLQVSQVGVNDNFFELGGNSLLAMRMVARVRSIFNIELPLRSLFEDPRVVELGHRIEIIQRQERGVTSPRLMPVARDGEIALSFSQNRLWVLEQLEALGAAYNIAAAVRMDGNLDVVALERAFAELVRRHEVLRTRFVTRDGQVFQAIDETAPFRLALMDLSSLDPAQRADTIRRAEQDEAAHRFDLVQGPLIRATLLRLSAQEHIILVTMHHIVSDGWSMSIVIREIGALYTAFMEGRPSPLAGLPVQYADFAVWQRRWLQGEVLDRQVSYWKARLAGAPPALELPTDRPRPLTQSYRGASCTFELPKELTGALAVLARQEGATLFMVLLAAFKVVLSRWSGQDDIVVGTPVAGRTHAETEDLIGFFINMLALRTSLAGDPDFRTLLRQVRDGALEAYAHQEMPFDRLVEEVRPARDLSRQPIFQTLVVLQNMPQERLELPGMTLRRVTEQRATAKFDLSLYLQETENGLAGTLEYATDLFEHDTIERLKDHYRLLLEGIVADPEQPISRLPMLTDAEQHLLFDVWNDTTADFPRDKLLHELFADQAALTPDAVAVIYDQQQLTYRELERRSNKLAHHLQSLGVGPEVIVGLCVDRSAEMIVAMLAILKAGGAYLPLDPAYPRNRLAYMLRDAAAHVVVTRTVSRPSLPDQVKNIVDLDAHHDVIEACPDTPPASGADPISLAYVIYTSGSTGQPKGVGAPHLSMVNRIFAQRTFDPITPVEVCAQKTAINFVDSIFEMIGPLVYGSVLVIISRPNTADASALAELIFQRAISRLILVPTLLEQLLLVPDAGRKLYSLRRITISGEMFDRALLRRAFETIPHIRIINLYGSSEVAGDATAFIISNRDESVLIGRPLSNTQVYVLDRHMCAVPIGATGEIYIGGVGLARGYLNRPDLTAERFVQNPFGSGDRLYRTGDLGRWRKDGNLEFLGRADHQVKIRGFRIELGEIEAVLLSHPDVRQAVVVAHEDQTGDKRLLAYVVGEASPRDLRAHILNTLPDYMAPAAFVALEAMPLTANGKIDRAALPRPNNDNGLARADYIAPRTPTEEILAAIWADVLQVSQVGVNDNFFELGGNSLLAMRMVARVRSIFNIELPLRSLFEDPNVYRLSSILDGMLPDRGSKIAHTQKMILSMTDDEVQLMLDQLKKDKIHG